GTCTAAGGCCGAGATCATTTGGTAGCCCTCTTGTTTTAAAATCTCGCCCAAAGTTTTTTGAAGGGCTGATTCATCTTCGATAAATAGAATACGCTTCATTGCTACATTGTTTCATTGTTTCATTGTTAAATTGATTTTAAATGTCTCAATATAACAATTTAGCAATTTAACAGTTTAACAATTTATTTTACTGGGAGGGTAAACCAGAAGGTGGTTCCTTTACCCTCTTTTGATTTGAAACCCATTTTGCCTCCCGCTTGATCAATAATTGATTTGGTAATATAGAGGCCTAATCCCGTGCCTTGGGTTCTGTATCTTAAAATATTTCGAGCTCTAAAAAATTTTTGGAAAATGTATTTTTTGTCCCGGACAGGAATTCCCACTCCATTGTCTTTTACCTCAAAATAGATATTGTTTTCCCGTCTTTTAAGATTGATCTCAACCGTTCCTTTGTCTTTTACATAACGAATAGCATTATCTATAAGATTCTCAATAATTAATTTTAGTTGAGAAGGGTCAATGAAAATTTTTGGTAAATTTTCTTCGATGTCTAATTGTATCTCTACGTTAGAAGCTTTGGCAAAAGGTTTAAGATTAGAAATTAAATTTTTAACCGAATCAACCAAGGAAACTTCTACTTTCTGGGAAGGGAGCCTGCCTTGCTCAATTCGGGAAACAATTAGAAGATCTTTGACTAATTCTCCCATTCGAGCACTGTTTTCTTTTAAGATTCGGAAGTATTCCAGTTGAGGTTCTTCAATTGTTCCCAATCTTCCCGACATTAAAAGCTCAATTGTCCATCTCAAATTGGAAAGAGGAGATCTGAGCTGATGAGAGACAATACTGACAAATTCTGATTTTAAACGACTAGCCTCAGCCAACCTCTCAAAACTTTGGGTAATAGTGAAGGTAACAATTAATAAAAGTGCCGAGAGGACAAGGACGACTAGAATTACAATTTCCGGTTCCTCAACAAACTGAATGCCAACAGCATAGGCGGTCAGAATGATCGCAATGGTAATGATCCCCATGACTAAGAAAATAAATTGAGGATATTGCCAAGGGGGAATGCCATATTTCCGACTTTGTTTAAAGATGTTGAGTTGTTTAAGTCCTCCTAAGTTTTTCTTTAAGAAATTTGGGAGGGTAAGAATTTTCTTGAAATCCATAATTTTATTATATCATATCATAAATTGACCGAAAGGGAATAAGTTGATATAAAGATTATGAACGGGGCATGGTGTAATGGCTAACATTTGCGCTTTGGGAGCGTAAGATTCTGGGTTCGACTCCCAGTGCCCCGAAATTTAGGCGGGTGAAGGAGCGCTTGGCCCGAGCCCGCCCCGCACCAATTTTGCCTTTTCAAGCTACACTTTAGTTTAAATAATTAAGAGAAGCGGAATTAAGCTTTTGAGACACATATTACACGAATAGTGTGGTCCGCCTTCGGCGGACTGGGCTATTCGTCCACCGTGTGTCGTTACTGAATAGATGGCGAAATTGGTGCGGGGTGAGAAATCTCGGCATCCCGAAAGTTGATTTTTAGTGCGGGGCGGGAAGTCCGGGAATTACGACTGAGAATTCCGGTGCGGGTATCGTATAGTGGTATTACCTGGCCCTTCCAAGGCCATGACAGGGGTTCGACTCCCCTTACCCGCTTTTAATAGAAAACGGCTCTAACGAGCCGTTTTCTAATTTTCAATTTTTTCGCATTTAACTATATTTAACACTCGACGTTAAACATGGTTATTTGGCGTATTCAACCACCCGGGTTTCTCTAATTACATTGATTTTAATTTCACCTGGATATCTTAATTCTGACTGTACTTTTTCTGCAATTTCGTGGGCCAATTTTTTGGCTGCAAGATCGTCAATCTCTTCCGGCTTAACAAAAATTCTTATTTCTCTACCGGCTTGCAGGGCCCAGGCTTTTTCAATTCCAGGAAAGGCCAGAGCTGTTGCTTCCAGGTCAGCCAATCTGTTCAGATAGTTCTCAACCGTATCTTTTCTGGCCCCAGGTCTTGCTCCTGAAATTTGGTCAGCCACCTGAACAATTACTGATTCTAAAGTTTCGTAAGGATATTCTTCATGATGGGCCTTCATGGCTGTAATGACTTCTTTCTCCATTTCAAATTTTTCTAAGACTTTAATCCCAATATCTACATGGGAACCCTGGATCTGGTGGTCTATTGCCTTGCCAATATCGTGAAGGAGACCTGCTTTCTTGGCAATTATAGGATCAGCTCCCAATTCTGAAGCTAAAGTTGCAGCTAAGTGGGAGACTTCAATTGAGTGTAAAAGGACATTTTGGCCAAAACTCGTTCTAAAATTTAATCTTCCCAAAAGCTTAATAATTTGGGGAGGAAGGCTAGCAATACCTACCTCATAAAGTGCTTGTTCGCCAGCCTCTTTTATTTTTTTGCTAATCTCTGTTTCTGCTTTCTGAACCTGTTCTTCTATTCTGGCCGGCTGGATTCTGCCGTCAGAAATTAATTTTTCCAAAGCTATTTTCGCAATCTGGCGGCGAATTGGATCAAAGCCTGAAATTACTACTGCTTCCGGGGTATCGTCAACAATAATCTCTACTCCGGTTAATCTCTCCAAGGTCTTGATATTTCTGCCTTCCTTGCCAATGATCCTCCCTTTGATTTCATCAGAAGGAAGAGAAACTGTAGTAGTAGTTAATTCCTGGGTTTGAGAGATAGTGCATCTTTGGATAGTTGTGGCTAATATTTCTTTTGCTTTTTCTTGGAATTTTTCTGTCCCCTCTTTTTCTAATTTTCGCATTCTTTCCAGGATCTCTACTTGATACTCTTCTTCTAAATTTTGAAACAGTTCTTTTTTGGCTTCTTCTTTGGAAAGCTTCGAAACATTTTCCAGTTTTTTTAGGGTTTTTTCCTTGAGATCGTCCAGATTTTCCTTTATCTGTTTTAATTTTTTGACTTTCTGTTCAAATTCTTTCTCTTTTTCTTCCAAAAGAGAAAATTTATTGTCTAAACTGGTTTCTCTCTTCAATGATAGCTGTTCAGATCTTAATAATCCTTTCTGTCTTTCCTCGAAATCTCTTCTAGTTTTTCCTAAAAACCGGGAGGCTTTTTCCTTAGCTTCGGTTAAGATTGATTGAGCCTCATCTCTGGT
The genomic region above belongs to Candidatus Nealsonbacteria bacterium and contains:
- a CDS encoding HAMP domain-containing histidine kinase, encoding MDFKKILTLPNFLKKNLGGLKQLNIFKQSRKYGIPPWQYPQFIFLVMGIITIAIILTAYAVGIQFVEEPEIVILVVLVLSALLLIVTFTITQSFERLAEASRLKSEFVSIVSHQLRSPLSNLRWTIELLMSGRLGTIEEPQLEYFRILKENSARMGELVKDLLIVSRIEQGRLPSQKVEVSLVDSVKNLISNLKPFAKASNVEIQLDIEENLPKIFIDPSQLKLIIENLIDNAIRYVKDKGTVEINLKRRENNIYFEVKDNGVGIPVRDKKYIFQKFFRARNILRYRTQGTGLGLYITKSIIDQAGGKMGFKSKEGKGTTFWFTLPVK
- the rny gene encoding ribonuclease Y, with translation MNQFVLLIVGILTLVMGSVLGYYARQSIARKQAGTLEERLQKKIAKTRDEAQSILTEAKEKASRFLGKTRRDFEERQKGLLRSEQLSLKRETSLDNKFSLLEEKEKEFEQKVKKLKQIKENLDDLKEKTLKKLENVSKLSKEEAKKELFQNLEEEYQVEILERMRKLEKEGTEKFQEKAKEILATTIQRCTISQTQELTTTTVSLPSDEIKGRIIGKEGRNIKTLERLTGVEIIVDDTPEAVVISGFDPIRRQIAKIALEKLISDGRIQPARIEEQVQKAETEISKKIKEAGEQALYEVGIASLPPQIIKLLGRLNFRTSFGQNVLLHSIEVSHLAATLASELGADPIIAKKAGLLHDIGKAIDHQIQGSHVDIGIKVLEKFEMEKEVITAMKAHHEEYPYETLESVIVQVADQISGARPGARKDTVENYLNRLADLEATALAFPGIEKAWALQAGREIRIFVKPEEIDDLAAKKLAHEIAEKVQSELRYPGEIKINVIRETRVVEYAK